The bacterium DNA window AAAACTCAAAGAAGATTACGAATTATTGAAGAAAGGAATCAATGAACGTTATTCTTTTGAAAATATTATCGGGCAATCAAAAAAAATGAAACAAGTTTTTGATAAAATTTCACAAGTAGCGCCTACGAAAGCTACGGTTCTAATTCAGGGTGAATCAGGCACAGGTAAAGAACTTATTGCAAAAGCTATTCATCAAAAAAGCGACCGCAAAGATAAAAATTTCATTGCAGTTCAGTGTTCTGCTCTTTCGAAAGGAGTTATGGAATCGGAGTTGTTTGGCCATGAAAAAGGAGCTTTCACCGGCGCAATAGGCTCAAATCAAGGCAGATTTGAGCTATCAGACGGAGGCACTCTTTTCTTGGATGAAATAAGCGAAATTTCTCCTTCGGTTCAGGTTAAATTGTTAAGAGTCTTGGAAGAAAGACAATTCGAAAGAGTAGGCGGAACTAAAACAATAAAAGTGGACACGAGAATTATTGCGGCTACTAATCAAGATTTAGAGAAATTGATTAAGGATGATAAATTTCGAGAAGACCTTTATTGGAGACTGAATGTGATAAAAATTGAGGTTCCTCCATTAAAAAAGAGAAGAGAAGATATTCCTATACTAATTCATTCGTTTATAAAAGAATCAAGCAAAGCAAACAAAAAAAGAATAAAAGGGATATCGTCCAAAGCGCTTATCCTTTTGCAAAACCATAATTGGCGTGGCAATGTAAGAGAGTTGAAAAATACTATTGA harbors:
- a CDS encoding sigma-54-dependent Fis family transcriptional regulator, coding for MQQNILIIEDDKNTKEGLKKFLEEEKYKVIAFSSGKEAIDYLKKNKIGIILSDMKMPGISGIEVLKKTQEISPSTFVIILTAYGTVGNAVEAMKLGAYDYLTKPVNLDKLSIVIQRALSYRKLKEDYELLKKGINERYSFENIIGQSKKMKQVFDKISQVAPTKATVLIQGESGTGKELIAKAIHQKSDRKDKNFIAVQCSALSKGVMESELFGHEKGAFTGAIGSNQGRFELSDGGTLFLDEISEISPSVQVKLLRVLEERQFERVGGTKTIKVDTRIIAATNQDLEKLIKDDKFREDLYWRLNVIKIEVPPLKKRREDIPILIHSFIKESSKANKKRIKGISSKALILLQNHNWRGNVRELKNTIESIVVLSNKEIIGVKEVSSYVKESRIEETINIKGPMQLDEIEKIAINHTLKKAGGNQSEAAKILGISRKTLRRKLS